The following proteins come from a genomic window of Methanoculleus caldifontis:
- a CDS encoding glycosyltransferase family 4 protein — translation MKEKGQSSVAVVSFHIGKAFGVPLSHLTGILSTICLPHFFIGAYEKIHLSGSNDSKNISFFNYPTSPVFIARIVAYFVLQTKISFRLLLVKHKFGRVIYFMSLPPLIPMLIAKILNVKSYWLLSASPMKLSLSPDDKKSRQTGFSAKICFRLTDYIVLYSPILVSDWDLESYRHKILIAHEHFLDFNIFTVTTPLASRPPLIGYIGRLSVEKGIQNFAPALHRILNDRQDLRVLIGGDGQLEETTRTSLQEEGLAARVDLPGWISRDDLPKHLNQLRLLVLPSYTEGLPNIILEAMACGTPVLATPVGAIPDVVVDGVTGFIMENNSPGCIAENVLRALNAPDLERIAENGRQFVKMNFSFESTAARWKELLEKV, via the coding sequence ATGAAAGAAAAAGGTCAATCAAGCGTTGCAGTCGTTTCATTTCATATTGGAAAAGCCTTCGGCGTACCGCTATCTCACCTGACCGGAATACTTTCAACGATATGTCTTCCACACTTCTTCATCGGTGCGTACGAGAAGATTCACTTATCGGGTTCAAACGATTCCAAAAATATTTCATTTTTCAATTACCCCACAAGTCCCGTCTTTATTGCCAGAATTGTTGCTTACTTTGTTTTACAAACGAAAATATCGTTTAGATTACTGTTGGTCAAACATAAATTCGGGCGTGTTATCTACTTTATGTCACTCCCACCGCTTATCCCCATGTTGATCGCTAAAATACTCAATGTCAAATCATATTGGCTGCTGAGTGCAAGTCCGATGAAATTATCTCTATCGCCCGACGATAAGAAGTCGAGACAGACGGGATTTTCTGCAAAAATATGTTTTCGTCTAACCGACTATATTGTCCTATATTCCCCGATACTTGTTTCTGATTGGGACCTCGAATCCTACCGCCACAAGATCCTCATCGCCCATGAGCACTTCCTCGATTTCAACATCTTCACTGTTACCACCCCCCTGGCCAGCCGCCCTCCCCTCATTGGCTACATCGGCCGGTTGAGCGTGGAGAAAGGCATCCAGAACTTTGCTCCAGCCCTCCATAGAATCCTCAACGACCGGCAGGATCTCCGCGTACTCATTGGCGGAGACGGGCAATTGGAGGAGACGACCCGGACCTCCCTACAGGAAGAGGGGCTCGCTGCCCGCGTCGATTTACCGGGCTGGATCTCTCGTGATGACCTCCCCAAGCATCTAAACCAACTCCGTCTCCTTGTCCTCCCCTCCTATACCGAAGGACTCCCGAATATCATACTTGAGGCGATGGCCTGCGGGACCCCCGTACTCGCGACGCCGGTCGGGGCGATACCCGACGTTGTAGTCGATGGAGTGACAGGGTTCATCATGGAGAACAACTCCCCGGGGTGTATCGCGGAAAATGTGCTCCGCGCGCTCAATGCTCCGGATCTGGAGCGGATTGCGGAGAATGGGAGGCAGTTCGTGAAGATGAATTTCTCCTTTGAGTCCACGGCTGCTAGATGGAAAGAATTACTTGAAAAAGTATAA
- a CDS encoding glycosyltransferase family 4 protein, which translates to MRVVMLRSNPIDPDVRLEKEATVLTEAGHDVILLGWQRFGDAPAQEGRHRYAIRRLKFRAPLGKKVVLYLPVWWLLAVFWLLKEDWDIVHAADLDTYIPALVVAKLKRKRLIYDIFDFYVDMVTLPPYVQNCVAAFDIFLIRFADAVIVVDPSRLKQIGKEGDSSINVIYNSPRDLPMPSMMDAPREHQAPFKIFYAGGLGGDRDFEAVIQAARAIGDVQVELAGYGCHAERIQGMSEQELHITFLGTIPYDEVIRKTLQSDLLFALYDPDIPNNRYASPNKLFEAMMCRKPILVSDGAAMADIVKEENCGLVVPYGDVDAVKRAILTLKADPLLCRHLGENGRRAYETEYNWEIMRERLLEIYRNLDSEQERTDVTDDSCHRE; encoded by the coding sequence ATGAGAGTCGTCATGCTCCGCTCTAACCCCATTGATCCTGATGTCAGACTGGAGAAAGAAGCAACAGTGCTGACAGAAGCAGGTCATGATGTCATATTGCTTGGATGGCAGAGATTTGGCGACGCACCCGCCCAAGAGGGGCGGCACCGCTATGCCATCAGACGCCTCAAATTTAGAGCGCCTCTTGGGAAAAAGGTAGTACTTTATCTCCCTGTCTGGTGGCTTCTTGCAGTTTTTTGGCTGTTAAAAGAGGATTGGGATATCGTTCATGCTGCAGATCTCGACACATATATTCCCGCCCTTGTTGTCGCAAAACTTAAGCGGAAACGGCTGATCTACGATATCTTTGACTTTTACGTCGATATGGTGACGTTGCCGCCGTATGTGCAGAACTGTGTGGCAGCATTCGACATCTTCTTGATACGATTTGCAGACGCAGTCATCGTTGTGGACCCCAGTCGACTAAAACAGATCGGGAAAGAAGGGGATTCCAGTATCAACGTCATCTACAATTCTCCCCGGGATCTACCGATGCCGTCTATGATGGACGCACCGAGAGAACACCAGGCGCCATTCAAAATATTCTACGCCGGAGGACTGGGAGGAGATAGAGACTTCGAAGCAGTCATCCAGGCAGCAAGGGCTATTGGAGATGTTCAGGTCGAACTCGCCGGATATGGATGCCATGCAGAACGGATACAAGGTATGAGCGAACAGGAGCTCCACATTACGTTCCTTGGAACTATCCCTTATGATGAGGTCATCAGGAAGACGTTACAGTCAGACCTGCTGTTTGCTCTCTATGATCCGGATATCCCTAACAACCGCTATGCCAGTCCCAACAAATTATTTGAAGCGATGATGTGTCGGAAACCAATCCTGGTCAGCGACGGAGCGGCAATGGCCGATATTGTGAAGGAAGAGAATTGCGGTCTTGTCGTGCCGTATGGGGATGTTGACGCGGTCAAGCGTGCAATCCTTACGCTCAAAGCGGACCCGCTCTTGTGCAGACACCTGGGCGAGAACGGCCGGAGAGCCTATGAGACAGAGTACAACTGGGAAATTATGAGAGAGCGACTGCTGGAGATTTACAGGAACCTGGATTCTGAACAGGAGCGAACGGATGTCACAGACGACTCATGTCACCGTGAATAG
- a CDS encoding glycosyltransferase family 4 protein, which produces MKILVSSIVDLKNSAHNSRLHQFLKYLSRDHEISVLSINDCWKARWDRTTENYNQSFKDLFEKIDLIYLTNRRVSPVVQEALSLATVGSTLDRIGISDYDVHFNYNGMVSGYAVARYTHSRGIPTVYDIADDLPGMIRTSPQIPPFVRPAGGWLGKAIQERIIQASKRVTVTTESLCQTYKVPREKRELLPNGVDVELFSPRPCEHIKEKYDLEDTFVVGHVGVLREWLDLEPLFIAIRELASEINVKLLIVGGGAGYDRTVEMARDLGVLNHTVFTGTVPYSHVPEYISCMDVGVIPFKQDNVSNNSLPLKLFEYMACGVPVISTRVNTIQETFGHTVRIVSSANEYAEEILELYRDSTLCSRMRSEGRRVVEDEYQWAAISKRLEHILIEAGC; this is translated from the coding sequence ATGAAAATCCTGGTTTCGTCCATCGTCGATCTCAAAAACTCGGCTCATAACAGTCGGCTACATCAGTTTTTGAAGTATCTTTCACGCGATCACGAGATTTCGGTTTTAAGCATAAACGACTGCTGGAAAGCCAGGTGGGATCGGACCACAGAGAACTATAATCAAAGTTTTAAGGATCTTTTTGAGAAGATAGACCTTATTTATCTGACCAACAGGCGGGTAAGCCCGGTTGTCCAAGAAGCTCTATCACTGGCAACTGTAGGCAGCACTCTAGATCGGATTGGAATTTCGGACTATGACGTGCATTTCAACTACAACGGCATGGTGTCCGGGTATGCGGTTGCAAGATATACTCATTCGCGTGGTATTCCAACGGTATATGACATCGCGGACGATCTGCCGGGAATGATCCGGACGTCCCCCCAGATCCCCCCATTTGTCAGGCCGGCTGGTGGCTGGCTCGGAAAAGCGATCCAGGAAAGGATCATTCAGGCTTCAAAGAGGGTCACAGTAACAACCGAGTCCCTCTGCCAGACCTACAAAGTCCCCCGGGAGAAAAGGGAACTGCTGCCGAACGGAGTGGATGTCGAATTATTTTCGCCCCGGCCTTGCGAGCACATTAAAGAGAAATATGACCTTGAGGATACATTTGTCGTCGGCCATGTCGGCGTCCTCAGAGAATGGCTGGATTTGGAGCCGCTTTTCATCGCCATTAGAGAACTGGCATCGGAAATCAATGTTAAACTGCTTATTGTGGGAGGGGGCGCAGGATACGATAGAACCGTTGAGATGGCAAGAGACCTGGGGGTGCTGAACCATACCGTCTTCACCGGTACGGTCCCCTACTCCCATGTGCCTGAATACATATCATGCATGGACGTGGGCGTGATACCGTTTAAACAAGATAATGTCTCAAACAACTCACTTCCCCTGAAGTTATTCGAGTACATGGCGTGCGGCGTACCGGTCATCTCCACACGTGTGAATACCATTCAGGAAACTTTCGGCCACACAGTCAGGATCGTCTCCAGCGCAAACGAGTATGCAGAAGAGATTCTGGAGCTGTATCGGGACTCCACTCTGTGCAGCAGAATGAGGTCGGAAGGGAGGCGTGTTGTCGAAGATGAGTATCAATGGGCCGCTATTTCAAAACGATTAGAGCATATTCTGATCGAAGCGGGGTGCTAG
- the wecB gene encoding non-hydrolyzing UDP-N-acetylglucosamine 2-epimerase — MIAIVLGTRPEIIKMSPIIRECEARNLDYFILHSGQHYSYEMDRAFFEDLELPEPKYNLDVGSGTHAGQTAKIMAGVEDVLIKESPDIVLVQGDTNTVIAGVLAAAKLHIRVGHIEAGLRSFDRTMPEEINRVVADHVSDYLFAPTETARQYLLAEGIEENKICVTGNTIVDAVLQNQELSKKKADILDTLGLAPREYVLVTAHRQENVDSPENLWNIAAGLEAVHREYSLPVIFPMHPRTRKMVERFAIPLDGISVMSPVGFLEFLQLESNARLVLTDSGGVQEEACILGVPCITLRSNTERPETIEVGANILAGTGASEILAFARQMLAQPKSWQNPYGDGIAGRMIVTICRGLSRGRKTSIKSGTPGYGIQAQATKTS, encoded by the coding sequence ATGATTGCGATTGTTCTCGGAACCAGGCCGGAGATCATCAAGATGTCCCCGATCATCCGCGAATGCGAAGCACGAAACCTCGACTACTTCATTCTCCACTCCGGGCAGCACTACTCCTACGAGATGGACCGGGCGTTCTTCGAGGACCTTGAATTGCCCGAGCCGAAGTACAACCTCGACGTCGGCTCCGGGACCCATGCCGGGCAGACTGCAAAGATCATGGCTGGGGTTGAGGATGTTCTCATAAAGGAGTCTCCTGACATTGTCCTCGTCCAGGGCGATACCAACACCGTCATAGCCGGAGTTCTCGCGGCCGCAAAGCTCCACATCCGGGTCGGCCACATAGAAGCCGGTCTCCGGAGTTTCGACAGGACGATGCCCGAGGAGATCAACCGGGTGGTTGCGGACCATGTCTCCGACTACCTCTTCGCCCCCACGGAGACAGCACGGCAGTATCTCCTCGCGGAGGGGATCGAGGAGAACAAGATCTGCGTGACCGGGAACACCATCGTCGATGCCGTACTCCAGAACCAGGAGCTTTCGAAGAAGAAGGCAGACATTCTCGATACCCTCGGCCTTGCACCCCGTGAATACGTCCTGGTCACCGCTCACCGGCAGGAGAATGTCGACAGCCCTGAAAACCTCTGGAACATTGCCGCAGGGCTTGAGGCGGTCCACCGGGAGTACTCGCTCCCCGTCATCTTCCCGATGCACCCCCGGACCAGGAAGATGGTCGAGCGGTTCGCGATTCCGCTGGACGGGATATCCGTCATGAGTCCAGTCGGGTTCCTCGAATTCCTGCAGCTCGAGTCCAATGCCCGCCTTGTCCTGACCGACTCCGGCGGGGTCCAGGAGGAGGCCTGCATTCTCGGGGTGCCCTGCATCACCCTTCGCAGCAACACCGAGCGCCCGGAGACGATTGAGGTGGGGGCGAACATTCTTGCAGGGACTGGGGCCAGCGAGATCCTGGCATTTGCCCGGCAGATGCTCGCCCAGCCCAAGAGTTGGCAGAACCCTTATGGGGACGGTATAGCAGGCAGGATGATTGTTACGATATGTAGAGGGCTATCCAGAGGAAGGAAGACATCAATCAAATCCGGCACACCGGGTTACGGCATTCAGGCCCAGGCGACTAAGACATCGTAA
- a CDS encoding glycosyltransferase family 2 protein, translating to MSSCVNTSSATRTTGEVVRHGGNGGGATLVAKDLATCNAEGGLRRQAGTVRTLVAMPAYNEEAYIAKTIVGAQQHADKVLVVDDGSNDDTVRIARALGAIVVRHETNKGYGGALQTIFCTAREMGAEELVVIDADGQHNSGDIPRLLAELRQGNDVVIGSRFVEGMESYIPRYRKVGMKVLDTATTIAGTNLAITDSQSGFRAYGRRAIEAIRISGAGMSAGSEILIQISDHRLKVAEVPIQVRYDIEGTSSKDPVSHGIEVLMNIVRLVSLRRPLVFFGIPGLTFTLFGLGAEIHTFSEYYRTSQFHYILFTGGFSMLILGLLLVAVGMILYSLVQIILQGQGEGKRVFSEPGAVVTFAPTEKTREGEERTPYPLEGIPE from the coding sequence ATGAGCTCCTGCGTAAACACCTCCTCTGCCACCCGCACGACCGGAGAGGTCGTCAGGCACGGCGGTAACGGGGGAGGAGCAACTCTTGTCGCTAAGGATCTGGCAACCTGCAATGCTGAAGGGGGGTTGAGGCGGCAGGCCGGCACCGTCCGGACCCTCGTCGCCATGCCGGCCTACAACGAGGAGGCTTACATCGCAAAGACCATCGTCGGCGCACAGCAGCACGCTGATAAAGTCCTCGTCGTTGACGACGGGTCAAATGACGACACCGTCCGGATTGCCAGGGCGCTCGGGGCGATCGTCGTCCGGCACGAGACCAACAAAGGCTACGGCGGAGCGTTGCAGACCATCTTTTGCACCGCCCGGGAGATGGGTGCGGAGGAACTCGTCGTCATTGACGCCGACGGTCAGCACAACTCCGGAGACATCCCCCGGCTGCTTGCCGAACTTCGGCAGGGCAACGACGTCGTCATCGGGTCCCGGTTCGTCGAGGGTATGGAGTCATATATTCCGAGATACCGGAAGGTCGGGATGAAGGTCCTCGATACGGCTACCACGATAGCGGGGACCAATCTTGCGATCACCGATTCCCAGAGCGGTTTTCGGGCGTACGGGAGGAGGGCTATCGAAGCGATCCGGATCAGCGGCGCGGGGATGAGTGCCGGCTCCGAGATCCTGATACAGATCAGCGATCACCGCCTTAAGGTCGCCGAGGTGCCGATCCAGGTGCGCTATGACATCGAGGGGACCTCGAGTAAGGACCCGGTCTCCCACGGCATCGAGGTGCTCATGAACATCGTCAGGCTCGTCAGCCTCCGCCGGCCGCTGGTGTTCTTCGGCATTCCGGGCCTGACCTTCACTCTCTTCGGCCTCGGCGCGGAGATTCACACCTTTTCCGAGTACTATCGCACCTCTCAATTCCACTATATCCTCTTCACCGGTGGCTTCTCCATGCTCATCCTCGGGCTCCTGCTCGTCGCGGTGGGGATGATCCTGTATTCGCTTGTGCAGATTATTCTGCAGGGGCAGGGAGAAGGGAAACGGGTGTTCTCCGAACCGGGTGCTGTAGTTACCTTCGCGCCCACAGAGAAGACCAGGGAAGGCGAGGAGAGGACACCTTATCCTCTTGAGGGTATTCCGGAATGA
- a CDS encoding ABC transporter ATP-binding protein, which yields MIRTENLTKVYNGKAAVDGLDLEVGEGEIFGFLGPNGAGKSTTILMLTGMIEPTGGRCLVDGIEVAKDPLKVKEIIGYLPEDVGFYGNMTGEQNLDYFARFYGMGAKERKERIAELLELVRLDGVTQKAGEYSRGMKQRLGLAQALINDPKVLFLDEPTANLDPEGVREYRDLVERLAGEGKTIFVSSHILSEVREVCRTVGLLAKGRLVAQGTLDEVARTLASPDGDAVRIVVETRERLPEIEDPEVISVERNGSRAIVRAKADIRDRLAETLFEQGVHVRELRVEEPDIEDVFMAAYRR from the coding sequence ATGATACGGACAGAAAACCTCACGAAGGTGTATAACGGCAAGGCGGCCGTCGACGGTCTGGACCTTGAGGTCGGGGAGGGCGAGATCTTCGGCTTCCTCGGCCCGAACGGGGCAGGGAAGAGCACGACGATCCTGATGCTCACCGGCATGATCGAGCCAACCGGCGGCCGGTGCCTGGTCGACGGGATCGAGGTCGCGAAGGACCCGCTGAAGGTGAAGGAGATCATCGGCTACCTCCCCGAAGACGTCGGGTTCTATGGGAACATGACCGGCGAGCAGAACCTGGACTACTTCGCCCGGTTCTACGGGATGGGCGCGAAAGAACGAAAAGAGCGGATCGCGGAACTGCTCGAACTCGTCCGCCTCGACGGCGTCACCCAGAAGGCCGGCGAGTACTCCCGCGGGATGAAACAGCGGCTCGGCCTTGCCCAGGCGCTGATCAACGATCCAAAAGTGCTCTTCCTCGACGAACCGACGGCGAACCTCGACCCCGAGGGCGTCCGGGAGTACCGGGACCTTGTCGAGCGTCTCGCCGGCGAAGGAAAGACGATCTTCGTCTCCTCCCATATCCTCTCCGAGGTCCGGGAGGTCTGCCGGACCGTCGGGCTGCTTGCGAAAGGGAGACTTGTCGCACAGGGGACGCTCGATGAGGTCGCCCGGACGCTCGCGTCCCCTGACGGCGATGCCGTCCGGATCGTCGTCGAGACCCGGGAGCGGTTGCCGGAGATCGAGGATCCCGAAGTCATCTCGGTCGAACGGAACGGGAGCCGGGCGATCGTCCGGGCAAAGGCCGACATCCGCGACCGGCTCGCAGAAACCCTCTTCGAACAGGGCGTACACGTGCGGGAGCTGAGGGTCGAGGAGCCGGATATCGAGGACGTCTTCATGGCGGCTTATAGGAGATGA
- a CDS encoding ABC transporter permease produces MAFDRLFNVARKEFSDHITSRRFIIILGLLLVISTISIYDGIKQYNDSLESYTEQLQYMPESEDPYVSWMPSKPSIMYVFLSMMSYMAMLGGILAIAIGFDLVSKEKETRSLKTLLSHPLYRDEIINGKALGGVGALGFAMALALAIALAMLLVFSVVPTLDEFAAILIFGVVSLAFLLAYFAVALTMSTVSKESGNALIYTLVIFFAVSSLLPMFGSMAADAFAGDPPEPPDIPISRGGVSVSSNGYYTTSVSKSVVYGGEEDPAWKDYEEEMKSYIEKRRFISDISNILSPQMNYYTVAMAVTNPQISMMMYSSYGYGSEREAPSGLADALGRVWMNIAALIVFPSAFFAATYVRFMRMDIR; encoded by the coding sequence ATGGCATTCGATCGATTGTTCAACGTAGCACGCAAAGAGTTCTCCGATCACATCACCAGCAGGCGGTTCATTATCATCCTGGGCCTGCTCCTGGTGATCTCGACGATCAGTATCTACGATGGCATCAAACAGTATAACGACAGCCTGGAATCGTACACCGAGCAGCTCCAGTACATGCCGGAGTCAGAGGACCCGTATGTGAGCTGGATGCCCTCAAAGCCCTCGATCATGTACGTCTTCCTCTCCATGATGAGTTACATGGCGATGCTCGGCGGGATCCTTGCGATCGCCATCGGGTTCGACCTGGTCTCAAAGGAGAAAGAAACCCGGTCGCTTAAGACGCTCCTCTCCCATCCACTCTACCGGGACGAGATCATCAACGGCAAGGCGCTCGGGGGCGTCGGCGCCCTGGGGTTTGCCATGGCCCTCGCGCTTGCGATCGCACTCGCCATGCTCCTCGTCTTCTCGGTCGTCCCGACGCTGGATGAGTTCGCCGCCATCCTGATCTTCGGTGTGGTTTCGCTTGCGTTCCTCCTCGCCTACTTCGCCGTCGCGCTCACGATGTCGACGGTCTCGAAGGAGAGCGGGAACGCGCTGATCTACACCCTGGTGATCTTCTTTGCCGTCTCCTCGCTCCTCCCCATGTTCGGGTCGATGGCCGCAGACGCCTTTGCAGGCGATCCGCCCGAACCGCCCGACATCCCCATCTCCAGAGGAGGGGTTTCCGTAAGCAGCAACGGATATTACACCACCAGCGTCTCGAAGAGCGTGGTGTACGGCGGGGAGGAGGATCCCGCGTGGAAAGATTACGAAGAGGAAATGAAATCTTACATTGAGAAGCGCAGATTCATCAGCGACATCTCCAACATCCTCTCGCCGCAGATGAACTACTACACCGTCGCGATGGCGGTGACGAACCCGCAGATCTCCATGATGATGTACTCGTCCTACGGTTACGGTTCGGAGCGGGAGGCGCCGTCCGGCCTTGCCGACGCGCTCGGCCGGGTCTGGATGAACATCGCCGCACTCATCGTCTTCCCGTCGGCTTTCTTCGCCGCGACCTACGTGAGATTCATGCGGATGGATATCAGGTGA
- a CDS encoding COG1470 family protein produces MRTLTGRKVLYILLALLLAVPAVPAVSAAQDGAVATELWCNFPGEVIEAGDTAVFDIVVKNQEEAGTCLLNYWTYRGTDGWKIRFEDSDREVYRMLIPAGETKSVRLVVETAGHAAVGEYPIRVGIGKGTIWVYVRITKTHSGETGTLEATVVDKEGNVVKGADIGIYDRATLIEGMLSTAEGKVSIGAPMGTYTVRVTKPGYRKWEKKDVEVRIGQTTNLGIVPLEKENFFAEIRVKSPSKVVAIGATPQYEMTLKNAGRNDDTYALSVQGLAEQWYARFRESKDAAEEVSEIYIRSGEEKTLFLDLIPPYSVGVGEYNVTVLIDSSARQYEENLTLRLRGSYDMRTYAKSYRHEINRGDTLAFDMTVSNAGTGGTLTNIGINMSTPEGWRVTVDPASVASLDPGERATVHVTVVPPANIVAGEYKVVAVVKSDQAEREDEYRVVVKEQSYVAVLGLLVMAGVAAGLWYMFRKYGRR; encoded by the coding sequence GTGAGAACATTGACAGGAAGAAAAGTCTTGTATATCCTTCTTGCCCTCCTCCTTGCGGTGCCCGCCGTCCCGGCGGTCTCGGCCGCACAGGACGGGGCGGTCGCGACGGAGCTCTGGTGCAACTTTCCCGGCGAGGTGATCGAGGCCGGCGACACCGCCGTCTTCGACATTGTGGTCAAGAACCAGGAGGAGGCCGGGACGTGCCTCCTCAACTACTGGACCTACCGGGGCACGGACGGGTGGAAGATCCGGTTCGAAGACAGCGATCGCGAGGTCTACCGGATGCTGATCCCGGCCGGCGAGACGAAGTCCGTCCGCCTTGTGGTGGAGACGGCCGGCCATGCCGCAGTCGGTGAATATCCGATCCGGGTCGGCATCGGCAAGGGGACGATCTGGGTCTACGTCAGGATCACGAAGACCCACAGCGGCGAGACCGGGACCCTCGAGGCCACCGTGGTGGACAAGGAAGGGAACGTCGTGAAGGGCGCCGACATCGGTATTTACGACAGGGCTACCCTGATCGAGGGGATGCTCTCGACCGCCGAGGGCAAGGTGAGCATCGGCGCTCCGATGGGCACCTACACCGTCAGGGTTACCAAGCCCGGGTACCGGAAGTGGGAGAAGAAGGATGTCGAGGTCCGGATCGGCCAGACGACCAACCTAGGGATCGTGCCGCTCGAAAAAGAGAATTTCTTTGCCGAGATCCGGGTGAAATCCCCTTCAAAGGTGGTGGCGATCGGGGCAACTCCGCAGTATGAGATGACCCTGAAGAACGCCGGCAGAAACGACGACACGTATGCCCTCTCGGTCCAGGGCCTCGCGGAGCAGTGGTATGCCCGGTTCAGGGAGAGCAAGGATGCCGCCGAAGAGGTCTCGGAGATCTACATCCGGTCCGGTGAGGAGAAGACCCTCTTCCTCGATCTCATCCCGCCCTACTCGGTCGGAGTCGGGGAGTACAACGTCACGGTGCTGATCGACTCCTCCGCCCGGCAGTATGAGGAGAACCTGACGCTCCGACTCCGGGGGTCCTACGACATGCGGACCTACGCGAAGAGCTACCGCCACGAGATCAACCGCGGCGACACTCTTGCGTTCGATATGACCGTCTCGAACGCCGGCACCGGCGGGACGCTGACGAACATCGGGATCAACATGAGCACACCGGAAGGCTGGCGGGTGACCGTCGATCCGGCCTCGGTTGCGAGCCTCGATCCCGGTGAGCGGGCGACCGTGCATGTGACGGTGGTCCCACCGGCCAATATCGTCGCCGGCGAGTACAAGGTCGTTGCCGTGGTGAAGAGCGATCAGGCCGAGAGGGAGGACGAGTACCGGGTTGTGGTCAAGGAGCAGTCCTACGTCGCGGTGCTCGGCCTCCTGGTGATGGCCGGGGTCGCCGCGGGGCTCTGGTATATGTTCAGGAAGTACGGCCGGAGATAG